A window from Leishmania mexicana MHOM/GT/2001/U1103 complete genome, chromosome 33 encodes these proteins:
- a CDS encoding putative 25 Kd elongation factor 1-beta — protein sequence MPPAKEKDIKQARAAADELEKALAGHLFLGGAKPAKEDVDKFYEMFGEHNIAFYRWVRNMASFTESERKSWDLPGTQ from the coding sequence ATGCCCCCCGCCAAAGAGAAGGACATCAAGCaggcgcgcgccgccgcggatgagctggagaaggcgctggCGGGTCATCTCTTTCTGGGAGGCGCGAAGCCGGCTAAAGAGGACGTCGATAAGTTTTACGAGATGTTTGGCGAGCACAACATCGCCTTCTACCGCTGGGTACGCAACATGGCGTCCTTCACAGAGTCGGAACGCAAGTCGTGGGACCTGCCGGGGACTCAGTAG
- a CDS encoding putative 60S ribosomal protein L13a, with translation MAFPSRKDALRAQRKSAKRHRPEIIVIDLKDHVLGRAAAVVAKQLLLGKKITVVRCEQLNIAGTEIRNKIKYLQYLRKRKLTNPTKGPFHHRSPSDVFVRTVRSMLPRYTKRGMKALNSLVAYEGIPPNVVRTGGRVVIPRAQRHMCYRSERPYTVLGNMCKHVGWKYSDVVANLEKARVEKACRHHEKKAKLRDAWKAARKEALAKMPKHNVEVLKKFGYA, from the coding sequence atgGCCTTCCCAAGCCGCAAGGATGCGTTGCGCGCGCAGCGCAAGAGCGCCAAGAGGCACCGCCCCGAGATCATTGTGATCGACCTGAAGGATCACGTACTTGGtcgcgcggcggctgtggttgcgaagcagctgctcctgggTAAGAAGATCACCGTGGTGCGATGCGAGCAGCTCAACATTGCCGGTACGGAGATCCGCAACAAGATCAAGTACCTGCAGTACCTGCGCAAGCGGAAGCTGACGAACCCCACAAAGGGCCCCTTCCACCACCGTTCCCCGTCCGACGTGTTTGTCCGCACTGTGCGCAGCATGCTGCCCCGGTACACGAAGCGCGGTATGAAGGCGCTGAACTCGCTGGTGGCCTACGAGGGAATTCCGCCCAACGTGGTGCGCACGGGTGGGCGCGTGGTGATCCCGCGCGCCCAGCGCCACATGTGCTACCGCTCGGAGCGCCCTTACACGGTGCTGGGCAACATGTGCAAGCACGTGGGCTGGAAGTACAGCGACGTCGTCGCTAATCTTGAGAAGGCTCGCGTGGAGAAGgcgtgccgccaccacgaaAAGAAGGCGAAGCTCCGCGACGCGTGGAAGGCGGCCCGCAAGGAGGCGCTCGCCAAGATGCCCAAGCACAACGTGGAGGTGCTCAAGAAGTTCGGCTACGCTTAA
- a CDS encoding serine/threonine-protein phosphatase PP1,putative, whose protein sequence is MTPEDASIYTLVTSILAEWRSGVTLLKEDIIRLILRRVRPILMSQPMLVRTEAPINVCGDIHGQITDLVEIFKAGGLPPHSRYLFLGDYVDRGKYGTEVITVLLGLKVLYPKRVYVLRGNHETDSICRIYGFFDEVKRRFNVRLFKEFTDVFNCLPVAALIEEIALCMHGGLSPELRHLRQIEQIYRPLVVPDEGLACDLLWSDPEEGSSGWQPSERGVSFTFGEDVVKRMCDSLGIDIVLRAHQVVDEGYSFFAGRRLVTIFSASNYCGEFTNSGAMMLMDENCMCSFQIFKPEY, encoded by the coding sequence ATGACCCCCGAGGACGCCTCCATCTACACGCTAGTCACCAGCATCCTGGCAGAGTGGCGCAGTGGCGTCACTCTACTGAAGGAGGATATCATTCGCTTAATCCTGCGTCGTGTGCGCCCCATCCTCATGAGCCAGCCGATGCTCGTTCGCACCGAGGCCCCCATCAACGTGTGCGGTGATATACACGGCCAAATCACCGACCTCGTCGAAATCTTCAAGGCGGGCGGACTGCCTCCCCACTCGCGCTACCTCTTCCTCGGTGACTACGTGGACCGCGGCAAGTATGGGACGGAGGTGAtcacggtgctgctggggtTGAAGGTGTTGTACCCAAAACGCGTATATGTTCTGCGCGGAAACCACGAGACGGACAGCATTTGCCGCATCTACGGCTTCTTTGACGAGGTGAAGCGGCGCTTTAACGTGCGCCTGTTCAAGGAGTTCACGGATGTGTTCAACTGCCTCCCCGTGGCGGCGTTGATCGAGGAGATCGCGCTGTGCATGCACGGCGGTCTCAGCCCCGAACTGCGCCACCTGCGTCAAATTGAGCAGATCTACCGGCCGTTGGTAGTGCCGGATGAGGGACTTGCCTGCGACCTTCTCTGGTCCGATCCGGAGGAGGGGTCGTCTGGGTGGCAACCAAGCGAGCGCGGTGTTAGCTTTACTTTTGGCGAGGATGTAGTGAAGCGCATGTGCGACAGCCTCGGCATCGACATTGTTCTCCGAGCCCATCAGGTGGTGGATGAGGGCTACTCTTTTTTTGCCGGCAGGCGCCTCGTCACCATCTTTAGCGCGTCCAACTACTGCGGCGAGTTCACCAACAGCGGTGCAATGATGCTGATGGACGAAAACTGCATGTGCAGCTTCCAAATCTTTAAGCCTGAGTACTAA
- a CDS encoding putative DNA-directed RNA polymerase subunit: protein MSDRDDEDDLLSLNLGDDRDDGDSGSDIRHSGADEEDEEGGEQLPEDVAANVILSGNAQAAKGARARGVNERVTSAVMTKYERARVLGTRALQISMNAPVAVALEGETDPLTIAVKELRERRTPLIIRRVLPDNTYEDWSVSELLVDFDRPADERYTNI, encoded by the coding sequence ATGTCGGACcgcgacgacgaagacgacctcctcagcctcaaTCTAGGAGACGACCGTGATgatggcgacagcggcagcgacattcgacacagcggcgctgatgaggaggacgaggaaggaggcgagcagctgcCCGAGGACGTTGCCGCCAACGTCATCTTGTCTGGCAATGCGCAGGCGGCAAAGGGTGCACGGGCTCGCGGCGTCAACGAGCGCGTGACGAGTGCCGTCATGACCAAGTATGAGCGGGCACGCGTGCTGGGTacgcgcgcgctgcagatTAGCATGAACGCCCCTGTCGCTGTGGCGCTTGAGGGCGAAACGGATCCGCTTACGATTGCCGTAAAGGAGCTGCGTgagcgccgcacgccgcTTATTATTCGTCGCGTGCTGCCGGACAACACGTACGAGGACTGGAGCGTCAGCGAGCTGCTCGTCGACTTTGATCGCCCGGCGGATGAGCGGTACACGAATATCTAA
- a CDS encoding putative translation elongation factor 1-beta: MPSASTFSVLALCLLLVTLRACALRACPPSLPLSPAPHLLTRPPPLLQFTPSTPSYPLRSPSSFSPLPTTPAPPPPDMSLQDVSKKAAELESRLSGKLFLGGAKPTAEDVKAFNDLLGANHVSLYRWAKNMATYTEGERKAWGAPVRVAAPELRMPAPAAATAAAAVSDAAAEKKAAPKAAAVAPPPAAAAAAAAEEEDDIDLFGETTEEEKAALEAKKANDAEKKKAKKAVIAKSSILFDVKAWDDTIDLEALAKKLHAIERDGLIWGDHKLVPVAFGVKKLQQLIVIEDDKVSGDDLEEMIMGFEEEVQSMDIVAWNKI; encoded by the coding sequence ATGCCCTCTGCGTCAACTTTCTCtgttctcgctctctgccttTTGCTGGTGACAttgcgcgcctgcgcactcCGCGcgtgccccccctccctcccactctcACCCGCCCCGCACCTGCTGAcgcggcctccgcctctcctgcAGTTTACGCCGTCCACACCCTCTTATCCTTTGCGCTCTCCTagctctttctctcccctcccgaCCACCcccgcacccccgccccccgaCATGTCTCTGCAGGACGTGAGCAAGAAGGCCGCCGAGCTCGAGTCGAGGCTGAGCGGCAAGCTGTTCCTTGGCGGCGCGAAGCCGACGGCGGAGGACGTGAAGGCGTTCAACGACCTGCTCGGCGCGAACCACGTGAGCCTGTACCGATGGGCGAAGAACATGGCGACGTACACCGAGGGCGAGCGCAAGGCGTGGGgcgcgccggtgcgcgttgctgcgccggagctgcgcatgcccgcacctgcggcggcgacggcggcggcggcggtgtcggatgctgccgctgagaAGAAGGCTGCGCcgaaggctgctgctgtcgcgccgccgcccgccgctgcggctgccgctgccgcggaggaggaggacgacatCGACCTGTTCGGGGagacgacggaggaggagaaggcagcgctggaggcgaagaaggccaatgacgcggagaagaagaaggcgaagaaggcggtgaTTGCGAAGTCGTCGATCCTGTTCGATGTCAAGGCGTGGGACGACACGATCGACCTGGAGGCGCTCGCGAAGAAGCTGCACGCGATCGAGCGCGACGGCCTGATCTGGGGCGACCACAAGCTGGTGCCCGTTGCGTTTGGCGTgaagaagctgcagcagctcatcgtCATTGAGGACGACAAGGTGTCCGGCGACGACCTGGAGGAGATGATCATGGgcttcgaggaggaggtgcagtcGATGGATATCGTCGCCTGGAACAAGATCTGA